The uncultured Ilyobacter sp. genome has a segment encoding these proteins:
- a CDS encoding ferritin-like domain-containing protein: MSNQFHEPFELLSEKTKDVTRAINSLREELEAVDWYNQRADIATDDELRSILEHNRNEEMEHAVMLMEWLRRNMDGWDEEMQTYFFTNSPVTTLEEEVEQSDKSGDAISFGKSLNIGSMK; encoded by the coding sequence ATGAGCAATCAGTTTCATGAGCCTTTTGAACTTCTTAGTGAAAAAACTAAAGATGTTACCAGGGCAATCAATAGTCTGAGGGAGGAACTCGAGGCTGTAGACTGGTACAATCAGCGAGCCGATATCGCAACTGATGATGAACTCAGATCGATTCTTGAGCACAACAGGAATGAAGAGATGGAGCACGCAGTAATGTTGATGGAGTGGCTCAGGAGAAATATGGATGGATGGGATGAGGAGATGCAGACTTATTTTTTCACCAATTCACCAGTTACAACTTTAGAAGAAGAAGTTGAACAATCAGATAAATCTGGAGATGCCATTTCTTTTGGAAAATCTTTGAATATAGGAAGTATGAAATAA
- a CDS encoding GTP-binding protein, with translation MSINNRKEDMNIVIVGHVDHGKSTIIGRLLADTGSLPEGKLEEIKERCRRNSKPFEYAFLLDALKDEQAQGITIDAARCFFNTKEREYIIIDAPGHIEFLKNMVTGASRAEAALLVIDASEGIQENSKRHGYLLSMLGINQIAVLVNKMDLVNYDEKIFNNIVKEYTEFLKQINIKPEVFIPISGMSGDNITETSENTLWYKGHNVVDALDNFKTAKSSENKPFRMPVQDVYKFTKDGDNRRIVAGTVETGKLSVGDEVVFYPSGKKSRVKSIEAFNKEPQNSITAGYSVGFTLEEQIYITRGEVAVKAGALNPKVTTRIRTNLFWLGRAPLEKGKTYFLKIGNAKVKVEVEEIKRIIDASTLTNVSKEHIERNDVAECILKTQRPIAFDENRDLQNTSRFVIVDDYDIAGGGIIDEALEDRQSKARDQVILRNYNWEKGMVTARERSERYNHKAKLILVTGQKGTGRRDIGRGVEKYLLDTGKKAYYLGVENLIYGIDADIKDLRKEENREEFIRRFGEIAHILVDTGNILITTIVELSKEDLELIKTIVSPENMELIWVGQRVTTDVDADLYIPHIESIEEGIAILKEYLEEKNIIIKF, from the coding sequence ATGAGCATTAACAATAGAAAAGAAGACATGAATATTGTCATAGTAGGTCATGTAGACCACGGGAAGAGCACCATAATAGGTAGGCTTCTGGCTGATACCGGATCACTTCCAGAGGGGAAATTGGAAGAGATAAAGGAAAGATGCCGTAGAAATTCCAAGCCATTTGAATATGCTTTTTTGTTGGATGCCTTGAAGGATGAACAGGCTCAAGGAATAACCATAGATGCTGCAAGATGTTTTTTTAACACCAAGGAAAGGGAATATATAATAATAGATGCACCTGGCCATATAGAGTTTTTGAAAAACATGGTAACCGGAGCTTCAAGAGCTGAGGCAGCACTTCTGGTGATAGATGCAAGCGAGGGTATACAGGAAAATTCAAAACGTCATGGATATCTTCTCTCTATGCTTGGAATAAATCAAATAGCGGTTCTTGTAAACAAGATGGATCTCGTAAATTATGACGAAAAAATATTTAATAATATAGTTAAAGAGTATACCGAATTTTTAAAACAGATAAATATAAAACCAGAGGTGTTTATACCAATAAGCGGTATGTCTGGGGATAATATAACAGAAACTTCGGAAAATACCCTGTGGTATAAGGGGCATAATGTGGTAGATGCACTTGATAACTTTAAAACAGCAAAATCTTCCGAAAATAAACCCTTTAGAATGCCCGTCCAAGATGTATATAAGTTTACAAAAGATGGAGATAACAGAAGGATAGTGGCAGGGACTGTAGAAACAGGTAAATTGTCTGTGGGAGATGAGGTAGTCTTTTATCCCTCTGGAAAGAAGAGCAGGGTCAAGTCTATAGAGGCCTTCAATAAAGAACCTCAGAATAGTATTACTGCTGGATATTCTGTAGGTTTTACTTTAGAAGAGCAGATATATATAACAAGAGGAGAGGTTGCGGTAAAAGCAGGAGCTCTCAATCCAAAGGTTACTACAAGAATAAGAACAAACCTGTTTTGGCTGGGAAGGGCGCCTCTGGAAAAAGGAAAAACTTATTTTTTGAAAATCGGAAACGCAAAGGTAAAAGTAGAAGTGGAAGAGATAAAAAGAATAATAGACGCTTCTACTCTCACCAATGTTTCTAAGGAGCATATTGAAAGGAATGACGTGGCTGAATGTATACTTAAAACACAAAGGCCCATAGCCTTTGATGAAAATAGGGACCTTCAAAATACAAGCAGATTCGTAATTGTAGATGATTATGACATTGCAGGAGGAGGAATCATTGATGAGGCTTTAGAAGACAGGCAAAGTAAGGCGAGAGATCAGGTAATTCTGAGAAACTATAATTGGGAAAAAGGTATGGTAACAGCCAGAGAGAGATCAGAAAGATATAATCATAAGGCCAAGCTGATTCTTGTGACAGGGCAAAAGGGTACAGGAAGAAGGGATATCGGAAGAGGAGTGGAAAAATATCTGTTAGATACAGGTAAAAAAGCTTATTATCTCGGAGTGGAAAATCTCATCTACGGTATTGATGCAGATATCAAGGACCTTAGAAAAGAGGAGAATAGAGAGGAATTCATAAGGAGATTTGGAGAGATAGCCCACATACTAGTGGACACTGGAAATATTCTTATTACCACCATTGTAGAACTTTCTAAAGAAGATCTAGAACTCATAAAAACAATAGTAAGTCCTGAAAATATGGAGCTTATATGGGTGGGGCAGCGGGTGACTACCGATGTCGATGCGGACCTTTACATACCGCATATAGAGAGTATCGAGGAGGGGATAGCAATTTTAAAAGAATATCTTGAAGAAAAAAATATAATAATAAAATTTTAA
- a CDS encoding nitrite/sulfite reductase gives MVLEENLKLGHIEIKKALEKYTAGELKIPDVKKVTAKFGIYNTRDGRFMTRVRQVGGEFSLSKIRVIADIMDKNDISFAHISTRDSIQLQGVPADNVYEVVRGCTENGMPFKGGGGNAYRNPLVSPLSGISKESIFDVRPYAIQTDLFMQGFEKAFDLGRKFKISFSSEAEDYGHTAVNDLGFLAKIKDGEKGFLVYTGGGMGRGPAIGKVLFNFLPADECIRVSAAMVELFHHHGERINRSKARLRFLVEQLGFEEFQKLFYEYYNKIEIPEKYKNFAKINHEDVINSLNQSSNENIQTKDFETWKKAALKESIFREIFSVRLFIGGGNFSSEDLKKLAYILEKTGCPFVRLTTEQDLYIPLVHKNFLPELYLLLKRNLHKQGAADLKFRDHTVTCIGASLCGIGLLDSQIIGKSISDKIEELFDKYPEYRGDLYTQLIDGIRVSGCSSSCAVNQIAPLGFMGVKKMVEGVVTDCLQVFIGGRIDSETQTLSKTHPDKFVTVDEAPEFVFSLLESYILQLKNDKTPSFEEYMQHYQY, from the coding sequence ATGGTCTTAGAAGAAAATTTGAAATTAGGGCATATAGAAATAAAAAAAGCTTTGGAAAAATATACAGCAGGTGAGCTGAAAATACCTGATGTAAAGAAAGTAACTGCAAAATTTGGGATATATAACACAAGAGATGGAAGATTTATGACAAGGGTTAGACAGGTGGGAGGAGAATTCTCCTTAAGTAAGATCAGAGTAATAGCAGACATTATGGATAAGAATGATATATCTTTTGCACATATATCTACCCGTGACAGCATACAACTACAGGGAGTTCCAGCAGATAATGTATATGAGGTTGTAAGGGGTTGTACAGAAAATGGAATGCCTTTTAAGGGAGGCGGGGGAAATGCATACCGTAATCCGCTTGTTTCACCACTTTCTGGAATATCAAAAGAGAGTATTTTTGACGTAAGACCCTATGCGATACAAACCGATCTGTTTATGCAAGGATTTGAAAAAGCTTTTGACCTGGGAAGAAAATTTAAAATATCTTTTTCATCAGAGGCGGAAGATTACGGGCACACAGCTGTCAATGATCTGGGATTTTTAGCTAAAATAAAGGATGGAGAAAAGGGGTTTTTAGTTTATACTGGCGGAGGAATGGGGAGAGGCCCTGCTATTGGAAAAGTCCTCTTTAACTTTTTACCTGCTGATGAATGTATCAGAGTTTCTGCTGCAATGGTAGAGCTTTTTCATCATCACGGGGAAAGAATAAATAGATCCAAGGCGAGACTAAGATTTTTGGTAGAGCAGTTAGGTTTTGAAGAATTTCAAAAGTTGTTTTATGAATATTATAATAAAATAGAAATACCAGAAAAATACAAAAATTTTGCTAAAATAAATCATGAAGATGTTATCAATTCTCTCAATCAATCCTCCAATGAAAATATTCAAACTAAAGATTTTGAAACTTGGAAAAAAGCAGCTCTTAAAGAAAGCATTTTCCGGGAAATTTTTTCCGTAAGATTATTTATAGGCGGTGGTAATTTTTCTTCTGAAGACCTGAAAAAATTAGCTTATATCTTAGAAAAAACAGGCTGCCCTTTTGTAAGACTCACAACTGAACAGGATCTTTATATTCCTTTGGTTCATAAAAATTTCCTACCTGAACTTTACCTCTTATTGAAAAGAAATCTTCATAAGCAGGGGGCGGCAGATCTCAAATTTAGAGACCATACAGTTACCTGTATAGGAGCCAGCCTTTGTGGAATAGGACTTTTAGACTCACAAATAATAGGTAAGAGTATCTCTGATAAAATTGAAGAACTTTTTGATAAATATCCTGAGTATAGGGGAGACCTCTATACCCAGCTTATTGACGGAATAAGAGTTTCCGGATGTAGCAGTTCATGTGCAGTGAATCAAATCGCTCCCCTCGGCTTCATGGGAGTGAAGAAAATGGTAGAAGGAGTGGTCACAGACTGCCTTCAGGTTTTTATAGGGGGGAGAATCGACTCTGAAACTCAGACTTTGTCTAAAACTCATCCTGATAAATTTGTTACTGTAGATGAGGCCCCTGAATTTGTATTCTCGTTATTAGAATCATATATACTACAACTGAAAAATGATAAAACGCCATCTTTTGAAGAGTACATGCAGCACTACCAATATTAA
- a CDS encoding MarR family transcriptional regulator, with product MENKNENLLFDLFICQRNFEKSLKNIVKKFGTSKNILEIIFMTYLYKNPGITQYDLWKKFKVEKSHINKIIKKLELENLLELRVTVHGSLSKKNIYLTEKGKEISNFTLKNMSYLKKNILKKHPLVDFNNFVSNVNLLSKFPQEDVM from the coding sequence ATGGAGAACAAAAATGAAAATTTATTATTTGACCTTTTTATATGTCAACGAAACTTTGAAAAATCTCTTAAAAATATAGTTAAGAAATTTGGGACTTCAAAAAATATTCTAGAGATTATTTTTATGACATATCTATACAAAAATCCAGGTATAACTCAATATGATCTTTGGAAAAAATTTAAAGTTGAAAAATCCCATATCAACAAAATTATAAAAAAACTTGAACTGGAAAATCTTTTAGAGTTAAGGGTAACGGTTCATGGAAGTTTGTCTAAAAAAAACATCTATCTAACTGAAAAAGGAAAAGAAATTTCAAATTTTACACTTAAAAATATGTCATATTTAAAGAAAAATATACTAAAAAAACATCCCCTTGTGGATTTTAATAACTTTGTATCCAACGTAAACTTACTTTCTAAGTTTCCTCAAGAAGATGTTATGTAA
- a CDS encoding family 1 encapsulin nanocompartment shell protein has product MNVLKRELAPISSKAWSEIDGRAREILNYYLSARKFVNVQGPKGLDFTSVTEGRIQVHNDPILNYGIFKVKPLVEPRVSFVLSRWELDNIERGAKDINFDALDEAVKKVALFEEKVIFQGLQEADISGIFDCSSHKVKTFGDSDEEILSSISQGIMELERSIAPKPYTLVVSEDYWCKLSWMGKRFPLLDQIKSLIGGEVIVSRSIEGAVLLPFDNENIEFSVGEDFSIGYQEHSESEVKLFITETFTFRILDESFIVLFK; this is encoded by the coding sequence ATGAATGTGTTAAAAAGAGAACTCGCTCCAATTTCCAGTAAAGCTTGGTCAGAGATAGATGGAAGGGCTAGGGAAATTTTAAATTACTATCTTTCAGCTAGAAAGTTCGTAAATGTACAGGGGCCTAAGGGACTTGATTTTACATCTGTTACTGAGGGGAGGATACAAGTACATAATGACCCTATCTTAAATTACGGTATTTTTAAAGTTAAGCCCCTTGTGGAGCCGAGGGTAAGTTTTGTTCTCAGCCGTTGGGAACTTGATAACATAGAGAGGGGAGCTAAGGATATAAACTTTGATGCTTTGGATGAAGCTGTAAAAAAAGTAGCACTTTTTGAAGAAAAAGTTATTTTTCAAGGACTGCAAGAAGCAGATATAAGTGGTATTTTTGACTGTTCTTCACATAAGGTAAAAACTTTTGGTGACTCAGATGAAGAGATACTTTCTAGCATATCACAGGGAATAATGGAATTGGAGAGATCTATAGCTCCAAAACCTTATACACTCGTAGTTAGTGAAGACTACTGGTGCAAATTAAGTTGGATGGGTAAAAGATTCCCACTGCTAGATCAGATAAAATCTTTGATAGGAGGAGAGGTAATAGTCAGCAGAAGTATAGAGGGTGCTGTTTTATTACCTTTTGATAATGAAAATATAGAATTTTCTGTAGGGGAAGATTTTTCCATAGGTTATCAAGAGCATTCTGAAAGTGAAGTTAAATTATTTATCACTGAGACATTTACTTTTAGGATATTAGACGAAAGCTTTATAGTGCTGTTTAAATAA
- a CDS encoding potassium channel protein produces the protein MQSQIKKVIIAMWILVIIFMLGILGYYYIEEYSFINSLYMTFITLSTVGFGEVEPLTNQGKIFTCLLILAGISVVIYALGHLTTFFIEGQMKNYLKGVKMRKKIDTMKDHHIIVGCGRTGKKIIEEFINNELDFVVIEKSYEELEHYVEKFGDCFHYIIGDATDDETLKMAGIGRAKVILSVLATDAENLFITLSSRELSKNIKIVTRVIEVGNTKKLKTAGADIVISPLEIEASRLFATATQSNILSFLDIMSNNSSLQTLKFASVEIKTNSDIEGKNLKEAMIPQRTNLIVIGIEKKEKTEFNPMSHTRINAGDKLLVLGSLDQIKSLNAIANGIN, from the coding sequence ATGCAGAGTCAAATTAAAAAGGTTATTATTGCAATGTGGATACTAGTAATAATATTTATGTTGGGAATTTTGGGATATTATTATATTGAAGAATACAGTTTCATAAATTCACTATACATGACATTTATAACTTTATCTACTGTTGGATTTGGGGAAGTTGAACCCCTGACAAATCAGGGAAAAATTTTTACCTGTCTTCTCATACTCGCAGGGATATCTGTAGTTATATACGCCCTTGGACATCTGACTACTTTTTTTATAGAGGGGCAAATGAAAAATTATCTCAAGGGGGTTAAAATGAGGAAAAAAATAGACACCATGAAAGATCATCACATAATTGTTGGATGTGGAAGGACAGGAAAAAAAATTATAGAGGAATTTATCAATAATGAATTAGATTTTGTTGTAATTGAAAAATCCTACGAAGAATTAGAACATTATGTTGAAAAATTTGGAGACTGTTTCCACTATATAATTGGTGATGCCACAGATGATGAAACTCTTAAAATGGCGGGGATAGGAAGAGCTAAGGTAATTCTATCGGTTCTTGCCACAGATGCGGAAAATTTATTTATAACCTTAAGTTCTAGAGAACTGAGTAAAAATATCAAAATTGTCACAAGAGTTATTGAGGTTGGAAACACTAAAAAATTGAAGACTGCAGGGGCGGATATAGTCATCTCGCCTTTAGAAATAGAGGCTAGTAGACTTTTTGCTACTGCTACCCAGAGTAATATACTGAGTTTTTTAGATATTATGAGTAACAATAGTTCGTTACAAACTTTGAAGTTTGCTTCAGTAGAGATAAAAACTAACAGCGATATAGAGGGAAAAAATCTAAAAGAAGCTATGATTCCTCAGAGAACAAATTTAATTGTAATAGGGATAGAAAAAAAAGAAAAAACTGAATTTAATCCCATGTCACATACAAGGATTAATGCGGGAGATAAACTTCTTGTACTTGGAAGTTTAGATCAGATAAAATCTCTTAATGCAATAGCGAATGGAATCAATTAA